AGAATCATGATTCATGTAAATACCGATCGCAGCCAAAGGGAGATTAAGCATGTTTATTTGGAGGAGGCCGTTAAGCTAAGGCCTGATCTGCTGGATAACTAAGAATAAAGGGGGAGTTTTAGCGATGAAGTGGAAGAAACATTTATATACTCTTAAGCCATACCAGCCTGGTAAACCGATTGATGATGTGAAACGTGAATTCGGCCTGACGGAGATTATCAAATTAGCTTCAAATGAAAATCCATATGGCTATTCTCCAAAGGTTAAGAAGGTTCTCAAGGAAACAGATTGGCAGCTGGCTCTTTATCCTGATGGAGGTGCTGTGAACCTGCGGGAGGCTGTTTCTTCCTTTTGGGGAGTGGAAGGGAATCAATTAATCTTTGGAAACGGTTCTGATAATTTGATTCAAATGATTACGAAAGCGCTGCTTTCACCAGGAGTGAATACGGTCATGGCTACCGGAACCTTCAGTCAGTATAGCCACAATGCCATTTTGGAGCAGGCGGAGATTCGGGAAGTTCCTCATGTGAACGGCCGCCATGATCTAGACGGAATGCTTGCTCAGATTGATTCGAACACAAGCGTTGTCTGGCTTTGCTCTCCGAATAATCCGACAGGTGAATATATTCGCGAGGCTGAGTTATTGCCATTCCTTGAGCAAGTACCTGAGGATGTTCTTGTTGTATTTGACGCTGCTTACTATGAATATGTGACCGCTGACGATTATCCTGCTTTGATTCCCTTGATTACTCGCTATAAAAATGTGATAATCCTGCATACTTTTTCTAAAATCTATGGTATTGCGTCTCTTAGGGTCGGATATGGGATTGCGGATGAATCAATCATCCGTATGCTTGAGCCGGCAAGGGAGCCTTTTAACGTCAATTCTGTTGCTCAAAGAGCTGCAATGGAGGCAATCTCAGACCAATCGTTTATCGATGAGTGCAGACAAAGAAACAGAGAAGGGCTGCAAGCATTCTATCAATTTTGTGAGAACAATCAATTATCCTATTATCCTTCACAAGGGAATTTCATCTTGATGGATACTGGCTATAAAGGGAATGAAGTTTTTCAATATTTACTTGAACGTGGTGTGATTGTCCGCTCTGGGGAAGCGCTTGGTTTTCCTACGTCAATCAGGGTGACAGTTGGTTCAGCAGCAGAGAATGCACTCGTTTTGAAGGAACTTGAAGGTTTCCTTCAGACCAAGAAGAGTGAAGCAGCAAAATAGAAGAATGTAAGAGAGGTGCCTCCATGCGCGGCAATGTATTGATTATTGGATTAGGACTGATTGGAGGCTCTATTGCACTAGGGATTAAGAAAGAGCATCCTGATGCAAGAATTTTTGGTTATGATACAGATAAGCAGCAAGCGATGCTCGCAAAGGCGCTAAAAATCATCGATGAACCGGTTGATGACTATCCGGAAACGGCGAAAGCCAGCGATTTGATTGTCATATGTACGCCTGTGAATGCAACCGTACAAGTCATAGAAACGCTCTCCAGACAGCCGTTAAAGGAGACTGTTATTCTGACGGATGCAGGTAGCACAAAGAAAAAGGTATTGGATGCGGCCGAACGCCATTTTGGTGCTCGGCATGTCTTCGTTGGAGGGCATCCGATGGCCGGCTCCCATAAGAGCGGAGTGGCTGCGGCAAAGGAGCATTTATTCGAGAACGCCTTCTATATGCTCACTCCGTCCAGATTTGCTGGAGTGAAGGAGATTGGCCAGTTAAAGATGTGGCTGAAAGGAACAAAGGCAAAATTTCTTGAGGTTAGTGCCGAGGAGCATGATTATCTTACTGGGGTTATCAGCCATATGCCTCATATCATGGCAGCTTCCATGGTTAACCTTGCCGAAAGTGCTGAGCATAAGCACGAGATTATCGCTCGTCTTGCAGCAGGAGGGTTTAGGGATACGACACGAATTGCCTCCTCTAGCCCGGAGATGTGGAAAGACATCCTTCTTCATAATGATCAGATTTTGATTCCCCTGCTGGATTCATGGATTAGGGAGATGGAAGAGGTTAAGG
This DNA window, taken from Pradoshia eiseniae, encodes the following:
- a CDS encoding prephenate dehydrogenase — protein: MRGNVLIIGLGLIGGSIALGIKKEHPDARIFGYDTDKQQAMLAKALKIIDEPVDDYPETAKASDLIVICTPVNATVQVIETLSRQPLKETVILTDAGSTKKKVLDAAERHFGARHVFVGGHPMAGSHKSGVAAAKEHLFENAFYMLTPSRFAGVKEIGQLKMWLKGTKAKFLEVSAEEHDYLTGVISHMPHIMAASMVNLAESAEHKHEIIARLAAGGFRDTTRIASSSPEMWKDILLHNDQILIPLLDSWIREMEEVKEWMINKDSRRIYDFFSGAKRFRDALPVHEKGAIPSSYDLYVDVPDYPGVISEITGYLAESSISITNIRILETREEIYGVLAISFQSNKDRALAVECLQLKTTYDTYFD
- the hisC gene encoding histidinol-phosphate transaminase — its product is MKWKKHLYTLKPYQPGKPIDDVKREFGLTEIIKLASNENPYGYSPKVKKVLKETDWQLALYPDGGAVNLREAVSSFWGVEGNQLIFGNGSDNLIQMITKALLSPGVNTVMATGTFSQYSHNAILEQAEIREVPHVNGRHDLDGMLAQIDSNTSVVWLCSPNNPTGEYIREAELLPFLEQVPEDVLVVFDAAYYEYVTADDYPALIPLITRYKNVIILHTFSKIYGIASLRVGYGIADESIIRMLEPAREPFNVNSVAQRAAMEAISDQSFIDECRQRNREGLQAFYQFCENNQLSYYPSQGNFILMDTGYKGNEVFQYLLERGVIVRSGEALGFPTSIRVTVGSAAENALVLKELEGFLQTKKSEAAK